In Castanea sativa cultivar Marrone di Chiusa Pesio chromosome 6, ASM4071231v1, a single window of DNA contains:
- the LOC142641610 gene encoding uncharacterized protein LOC142641610: protein MEIPAKLLQYKFQFLFALILSVTLISLFFLAPRFLTILAYFWPLFLSTALFLFAVLVFGKTSPPATDNPGGKAGEGLLDYVAGQPEHPLVESFKSEE, encoded by the coding sequence ATGGAGATCCCAGCAAAGCTCCTCCAGTACAAGTTCCAGTTCCTCTTTGCTCTCATTCTATCAGTCACACTcatctccctcttcttcttagcACCAAGGTTCCTCACCATCTTGGCTTACTTTTggcctctcttcctctccacagctctctttctcttcgcTGTGCTTGTGTTTGGCAAGACATCGCCACCGGCTACCGACAATCCCGGTGGCAAGGCCGGTGAAGGGCTCCTTGATTACGTCGCTGGGCAACCGGAACATCCACTAGTAGAGAGTTTCAAGTCCGAGGAGTAG